Below is a window of Shinella sp. PSBB067 DNA.
GGCGGCTATTTCCTCGCCGCCACGGCCGATCTCTACGGCTACGAGATGAAGAAGCGCTTCGGCAACATGGTGCTGGAGCTGAAGGCCAATGCCGCAAGCTGCGGGCGCGATGACGACGAATACTGCACCATGACCATCCGCGTGCGGAACACGCGCTTCGAGACCATCTCGAAGAAGTGATCCCTACTGCGGCAGGAATGTGTGGGTCCGGCCCGCGAGGTAATAGAACAGGAGGCCCGTCCATTCGCGCAGCGCCGTCGTCATCAACTGGCTGTTGGCCGACGGCTGGGTGAAGTCGAGCCCGAGGCCGGCGCGTCCGCTCGTGCGGTAATCCGTCGGCCACGGCCGCACCGCAAGTCCGAGCTTGCGGAAGAGCCCCACCGAGCGCGGCATGTGGAAGGCCGAGGTCACCAGCAGGCAGTCCTGCAGGCCGTTCGCGGCAAGAAGCGCCCCGGTATTGCCGGCATTCTCGAACGTATCGCGGGAGCCCTCTTCCCGGATCAGCCGGGTGGCGGCAACGCCGAACGCCTCGAAGAAGCGCGCGCCGACCACGGCATCCCCCTCATAAGCGCCGCTGAACGACCCGTCGCCGCCGGAAATCAGGATGCGCGCCTCGGGGAATTCCCGCGCCAGCCGCAGCGTCTCGACGAAACGGTCGCCGGCCTGGGTCATCTCGAAGCCGCCGCGCGCCGCGATGATCTCCGATTCGAACCCGCCGCCGAGCGTGATGATGCAGGCCGGGCTGCTCCCTGCGAGGTCCGCCCGGGGAATACGGTCCTCCAGCACCTGCAGCAGGACCGCGCCGGTCGAGGTGAACAGCGTCAGGAAGAGGACGATCGCGGCCGCCGCGCTCGCCAGCGTCCGGATGCGGCCCCAGCGCAGCCAGCCCGCGACGAGGCCGATGACGAGGAGCAGGAAGGCGAGCGAAAGCGGCTGGGTGAGAAGCCAGAAGATCTTCGAAATGTAGAACGTCACGTCTTGCTCCTCCTGCCCCTGCCGTCACGTGCCTTCGCCGAGACTGCCGTGCC
It encodes the following:
- a CDS encoding YdcF family protein, with the translated sequence MTFYISKIFWLLTQPLSLAFLLLVIGLVAGWLRWGRIRTLASAAAAIVLFLTLFTSTGAVLLQVLEDRIPRADLAGSSPACIITLGGGFESEIIAARGGFEMTQAGDRFVETLRLAREFPEARILISGGDGSFSGAYEGDAVVGARFFEAFGVAATRLIREEGSRDTFENAGNTGALLAANGLQDCLLVTSAFHMPRSVGLFRKLGLAVRPWPTDYRTSGRAGLGLDFTQPSANSQLMTTALREWTGLLFYYLAGRTHTFLPQ